The following are encoded together in the Carassius auratus strain Wakin chromosome 34, ASM336829v1, whole genome shotgun sequence genome:
- the LOC113053385 gene encoding M-phase phosphoprotein 8 isoform X1 translates to MASGAERAEPGESEQDEEDVYEVERIIDMRVEEGEVLYRVRWKNYSSDDDTWEPEAHLDDCREVLLAYKKALAEMKPKKETGMKLPMKSDLFDADSESDSDKEKHKESPIKKKKKKKKKVEESDDDMPVKEKKKKKKEKWREDKPLPAPESDEEEADSRDPSPAPPKKETKKRFIESDDDDAPVTPKKQKKPDRHKDGGKQKKESGEDHKKKKVKSKKEIDTSDDEDEKSDVPSESHTDDTTNTETNDSFKTTTAKTTDKSSRSESGGDLKQAKQKKSKSDLKLQGFKDLIQEKKSKKVEVSTATPKESGANKHKALISSKSTSKSSRSEEEHDSSDTGAPTSAPKSKVKSKGQEAGPPSQKLSSASSSSSSSTASTAPIKPKEEEPKEEVGEKGGASNLFEKFLLNCEAKDRVPRRQADQNKNTIPKGTGKNDKKTKLSKQSPARKPDSDKAEKAKDVPRPGQSPVSMEIDEKQEKGASEMEKSDKSDEPAPKSKEELQREQREEEQRKRKEKMEEEERKRKERIEEEERKKKERIEEAQRERKARMEEAQRLAEEARQERLERKSMAESIASPDSTEDSRWKDKRRRRRDDSESRLFTACDDNQDSQETMERSDKTPDRGPPSLNLGVELKLDWMTLEDFQKHLNGEDENLSPLALTPAELREAVKNGNYLAVKRALSSKEDYNLDQEDSSGMSLTLLAAAGGQDDVLRLLIKKGVKVNARQKNGTTALMHAAEKNFLTTVAILLEAGASVNAQTLGGETALMKACKRGNADVVRLLLEYGADCNILSKHKNTALYYAKLSNNLMIYDLIKDHMQTLSTVAEETIRAYFETRLALLEPVFPLACHRLCEGPDFSMEFNYKPPQHTSGEGSGILLFIFHANFLTEITARLCGPCSVHAVVLNDKFQLPIFLDSHFIYSFSPVQGTNKLFIRLAESPTAKVKLLICAYRVQLQ, encoded by the exons ATGGCTTCCGGGGCCGAGAGAGCGGAGCCTGGAGAAAGCGAACAGGATGAAGAGGATGTCTATGAAGTGGAGAGGATTATTGACATGCGAGTGGAGGAg GGAGAGGTGTTGTACCGGGTGCGATGGAAGAACTACTCATCGGACGATGACACCTGGGAGCCTGAGGCACACTTGGACGACTGCAGGGAGGTGCTGCTCGCCTACAAGAAGGCCCTGGCTGAGATGAAGCCAAAAAAGGAAACTGGCATG AAGCTGCCAATGAAGAGTGATTTGTTTGATGCTGATTCTGAGAGTGACAGTgataaagaaaaacacaaagagtcacctataaagaagaagaagaagaaaaagaagaaagtggAGGAATCGGATGATGACATGCCTGTgaaggaaaagaagaagaagaaaaaggagaAATGGCGGGAAGACAAACCTCTGCCTGCACCTGAGTCTGATGAGGAGGAGGCAGACAGCAGGGATCCTTCCCCTGCACCTCCTAAAAAAGAGACAAAGAAGAGGTTCATTGAATCTGACGACGATGATGCCCCAGTTactcctaaaaaacaaaagaagccTGACCGGCATAAAGATGGAGGAAAGCAGAAGAAAGAGAGTGGAGAGGACCAcaagaaaaagaaagtaaaatcaaAAAAAGAGATTGATACCTCAGATGACGAGGATGAGAAGAGCGACGTACCCTCGGAGTCCCACACGGATGATACGACGAACACCGAAACAAATGATTCCTTCAAAACCACAACAGCAAAAACCACCGACAAATCTTCGAGGAGTGAGAGCGGAGGTGATCTCAAGCAGGCCAAGCAGAAAAAGTCCAAGTCTGACCTGAAGCTGCAAGGTTTCAAAGACCTGATTCAAGAGAAGAAGTCTAAAAAAGTAGAGGTTTCAACAGCCACACCCAAAGAAAGTGGTGCAAACAAGCACAAAGCCCTTATTAGTAGCAAGAGCACTAGCAAGTCATCTCGCAGCGAGGAGGAGCATGACTCCAGTGACACAGGGGCACCTACGTCCGCACCCAAATCAAAGGTTAAAAGCAAAGGACAGGAAGCAGGCCCACCTTCTCAGAAGCTTTCATCCGCATCTTCCTCCTCATCATCCTCCACAGCATCAACAGCACCCATCAAGCCCAAAGAGGAGGAGCCAAAAGAAGAAGTTGGAGAGAAGGGAGGTGCCTCTAACTTGTTTGAGAAGTTCCTGTTGAACTGTGAGGCAAAAGATCGTGTACCAAGGAGACAAGCGGACCAGAATAAGAATACAATTCCAAAG GGTACagggaaaaatgacaaaaaaacaaaattgtcGAAGCAGTCTCCTGCACGGAAACCTGATTCAGACAAGGCAGAGAAGGCAAAAGATG TGCCTCGCCCTGGTCAGAGTCCCGTCTCTATGGAGATCGATGAGAAGCAGGAGAAGGGAGCATCTGAGATGGAGAAAAGTGATAAATCAGACGAGCCGGCCCCGAAGTCTAAGGAGGAATTACAACGAGAGCAGAGAGAGGAAGAGCAAAGGAAGAGGAAAGAAAAGATGGAAGAAGAGgagagaaaaaggaaagaaaggatcgaagaagaggagagaaagaagaaagagagaataGAGGAAGCCCAACGGGAGAGAAAAGCACGCATGGAGGAGGCACAGAGGCTTGCAGAGGAGGCCCGGCAAGAGCGGCTGGAAAGAAAGTCCATGGCTGAGTCAATAGCGTCTCCTGACTCAACAGAAGACTCCAGATGGAAGgacaagaggaggaggaggagggatgaCAGTGAATCACGGCTCTTCACCGCCTGCGATGACAATCAGGACTCTCAGGAGACCATGGAGCGTTCAGACAAAACTCCTG ACAGGGGACCACCATCTCTTAATCTTGGAGTGGAGCTCAAGCTGGATTGGATGACACTGGAGGACTTTCAGAAACACTTGAATGGAGAGGATGAGAATCTCTCTCCACTCGCCTTAACTCCTG CTGAGTTGCGAGAAGCAGTGAAGAATGGGAATTACTTGGCAGTAAAACGTGCACTTAGTTCCAAAGAGGACTACAATCTGGACCAGGAG GACTCTAGCGGCATGTCCTTAACACTGCTGGCTGCTGCAGGCGGTCAGGATGACGTCCTCAGGCTGCTCATTAAGAAAGGAGTGAAGGTTAACGCTAGACAGAAGAACGGCACCACTGCCCTGATGCATGCTGCTGAAAAG AACTTCTTGACAACAGTGGCCATTCTCCTAGAGGCAGGAGCATCTGTAAATGCCCAAACTCTGGGTGGAGAAACCGCTCTCATGAAG GCTTGCAAGAGGGGCAATGCAGATGTGGTTCGCCTCCTGCTGGAATATGGTGCTGACTGCAACATCTTATCCAAACATAAGAACACTGCCTTGTACTATGCCAAACTTAGCAACAATTTGATGATATATGATCTCATCAAAGACCATATGCAAAC GTTATCAACTGTGGCGGAGGAGACAATCAGAGCATATTTTGAAACACGGCTGGCCCTACTGGAACCTGTATTCCCTTTGGCTTGCCACAGATTGTGTGAAGGGCCAGACTTTTCAATGGAATTTAACTACAAACCCCCTCAACACACATCAGGAGAAG GATCTGGCATCCTGCTTTTTATCTTCCATGCAAACTTCCTTACTGAGATCACAGCTAGACTCTGCGGGCCCTGCAGTGTGCATGCTGTTGTCCTGAATGATAAGTTTCAGCTGCCCATCTTCTTG GACAGCCATTTCATATACTCCTTCAGTCCTGTTCAAGGAACCAACAAACTGTTCATCCGTCTGGCAGAGTCGCCCACAGCTAAG GTTAAACTCCTAATTTGTGCATACAGAGTCCAACTACAGTGa
- the LOC113053385 gene encoding M-phase phosphoprotein 8 isoform X2 gives MASGAERAEPGESEQDEEDVYEVERIIDMRVEEGEVLYRVRWKNYSSDDDTWEPEAHLDDCREVLLAYKKALAEMKPKKETGMLPMKSDLFDADSESDSDKEKHKESPIKKKKKKKKKVEESDDDMPVKEKKKKKKEKWREDKPLPAPESDEEEADSRDPSPAPPKKETKKRFIESDDDDAPVTPKKQKKPDRHKDGGKQKKESGEDHKKKKVKSKKEIDTSDDEDEKSDVPSESHTDDTTNTETNDSFKTTTAKTTDKSSRSESGGDLKQAKQKKSKSDLKLQGFKDLIQEKKSKKVEVSTATPKESGANKHKALISSKSTSKSSRSEEEHDSSDTGAPTSAPKSKVKSKGQEAGPPSQKLSSASSSSSSSTASTAPIKPKEEEPKEEVGEKGGASNLFEKFLLNCEAKDRVPRRQADQNKNTIPKGTGKNDKKTKLSKQSPARKPDSDKAEKAKDVPRPGQSPVSMEIDEKQEKGASEMEKSDKSDEPAPKSKEELQREQREEEQRKRKEKMEEEERKRKERIEEEERKKKERIEEAQRERKARMEEAQRLAEEARQERLERKSMAESIASPDSTEDSRWKDKRRRRRDDSESRLFTACDDNQDSQETMERSDKTPDRGPPSLNLGVELKLDWMTLEDFQKHLNGEDENLSPLALTPAELREAVKNGNYLAVKRALSSKEDYNLDQEDSSGMSLTLLAAAGGQDDVLRLLIKKGVKVNARQKNGTTALMHAAEKNFLTTVAILLEAGASVNAQTLGGETALMKACKRGNADVVRLLLEYGADCNILSKHKNTALYYAKLSNNLMIYDLIKDHMQTLSTVAEETIRAYFETRLALLEPVFPLACHRLCEGPDFSMEFNYKPPQHTSGEGSGILLFIFHANFLTEITARLCGPCSVHAVVLNDKFQLPIFLDSHFIYSFSPVQGTNKLFIRLAESPTAKVKLLICAYRVQLQ, from the exons ATGGCTTCCGGGGCCGAGAGAGCGGAGCCTGGAGAAAGCGAACAGGATGAAGAGGATGTCTATGAAGTGGAGAGGATTATTGACATGCGAGTGGAGGAg GGAGAGGTGTTGTACCGGGTGCGATGGAAGAACTACTCATCGGACGATGACACCTGGGAGCCTGAGGCACACTTGGACGACTGCAGGGAGGTGCTGCTCGCCTACAAGAAGGCCCTGGCTGAGATGAAGCCAAAAAAGGAAACTGGCATG CTGCCAATGAAGAGTGATTTGTTTGATGCTGATTCTGAGAGTGACAGTgataaagaaaaacacaaagagtcacctataaagaagaagaagaagaaaaagaagaaagtggAGGAATCGGATGATGACATGCCTGTgaaggaaaagaagaagaagaaaaaggagaAATGGCGGGAAGACAAACCTCTGCCTGCACCTGAGTCTGATGAGGAGGAGGCAGACAGCAGGGATCCTTCCCCTGCACCTCCTAAAAAAGAGACAAAGAAGAGGTTCATTGAATCTGACGACGATGATGCCCCAGTTactcctaaaaaacaaaagaagccTGACCGGCATAAAGATGGAGGAAAGCAGAAGAAAGAGAGTGGAGAGGACCAcaagaaaaagaaagtaaaatcaaAAAAAGAGATTGATACCTCAGATGACGAGGATGAGAAGAGCGACGTACCCTCGGAGTCCCACACGGATGATACGACGAACACCGAAACAAATGATTCCTTCAAAACCACAACAGCAAAAACCACCGACAAATCTTCGAGGAGTGAGAGCGGAGGTGATCTCAAGCAGGCCAAGCAGAAAAAGTCCAAGTCTGACCTGAAGCTGCAAGGTTTCAAAGACCTGATTCAAGAGAAGAAGTCTAAAAAAGTAGAGGTTTCAACAGCCACACCCAAAGAAAGTGGTGCAAACAAGCACAAAGCCCTTATTAGTAGCAAGAGCACTAGCAAGTCATCTCGCAGCGAGGAGGAGCATGACTCCAGTGACACAGGGGCACCTACGTCCGCACCCAAATCAAAGGTTAAAAGCAAAGGACAGGAAGCAGGCCCACCTTCTCAGAAGCTTTCATCCGCATCTTCCTCCTCATCATCCTCCACAGCATCAACAGCACCCATCAAGCCCAAAGAGGAGGAGCCAAAAGAAGAAGTTGGAGAGAAGGGAGGTGCCTCTAACTTGTTTGAGAAGTTCCTGTTGAACTGTGAGGCAAAAGATCGTGTACCAAGGAGACAAGCGGACCAGAATAAGAATACAATTCCAAAG GGTACagggaaaaatgacaaaaaaacaaaattgtcGAAGCAGTCTCCTGCACGGAAACCTGATTCAGACAAGGCAGAGAAGGCAAAAGATG TGCCTCGCCCTGGTCAGAGTCCCGTCTCTATGGAGATCGATGAGAAGCAGGAGAAGGGAGCATCTGAGATGGAGAAAAGTGATAAATCAGACGAGCCGGCCCCGAAGTCTAAGGAGGAATTACAACGAGAGCAGAGAGAGGAAGAGCAAAGGAAGAGGAAAGAAAAGATGGAAGAAGAGgagagaaaaaggaaagaaaggatcgaagaagaggagagaaagaagaaagagagaataGAGGAAGCCCAACGGGAGAGAAAAGCACGCATGGAGGAGGCACAGAGGCTTGCAGAGGAGGCCCGGCAAGAGCGGCTGGAAAGAAAGTCCATGGCTGAGTCAATAGCGTCTCCTGACTCAACAGAAGACTCCAGATGGAAGgacaagaggaggaggaggagggatgaCAGTGAATCACGGCTCTTCACCGCCTGCGATGACAATCAGGACTCTCAGGAGACCATGGAGCGTTCAGACAAAACTCCTG ACAGGGGACCACCATCTCTTAATCTTGGAGTGGAGCTCAAGCTGGATTGGATGACACTGGAGGACTTTCAGAAACACTTGAATGGAGAGGATGAGAATCTCTCTCCACTCGCCTTAACTCCTG CTGAGTTGCGAGAAGCAGTGAAGAATGGGAATTACTTGGCAGTAAAACGTGCACTTAGTTCCAAAGAGGACTACAATCTGGACCAGGAG GACTCTAGCGGCATGTCCTTAACACTGCTGGCTGCTGCAGGCGGTCAGGATGACGTCCTCAGGCTGCTCATTAAGAAAGGAGTGAAGGTTAACGCTAGACAGAAGAACGGCACCACTGCCCTGATGCATGCTGCTGAAAAG AACTTCTTGACAACAGTGGCCATTCTCCTAGAGGCAGGAGCATCTGTAAATGCCCAAACTCTGGGTGGAGAAACCGCTCTCATGAAG GCTTGCAAGAGGGGCAATGCAGATGTGGTTCGCCTCCTGCTGGAATATGGTGCTGACTGCAACATCTTATCCAAACATAAGAACACTGCCTTGTACTATGCCAAACTTAGCAACAATTTGATGATATATGATCTCATCAAAGACCATATGCAAAC GTTATCAACTGTGGCGGAGGAGACAATCAGAGCATATTTTGAAACACGGCTGGCCCTACTGGAACCTGTATTCCCTTTGGCTTGCCACAGATTGTGTGAAGGGCCAGACTTTTCAATGGAATTTAACTACAAACCCCCTCAACACACATCAGGAGAAG GATCTGGCATCCTGCTTTTTATCTTCCATGCAAACTTCCTTACTGAGATCACAGCTAGACTCTGCGGGCCCTGCAGTGTGCATGCTGTTGTCCTGAATGATAAGTTTCAGCTGCCCATCTTCTTG GACAGCCATTTCATATACTCCTTCAGTCCTGTTCAAGGAACCAACAAACTGTTCATCCGTCTGGCAGAGTCGCCCACAGCTAAG GTTAAACTCCTAATTTGTGCATACAGAGTCCAACTACAGTGa